The Phytohabitans rumicis DNA segment GGTCCGACATGGACTCTCTCCCCTACAGGCGCGTGAGCGAGGCGCGGGCCAGCGCGCCGCCGCCGCTGTCGTAGTACTCGACCACCACGGTGTGTTCGCCCGCGGTGAGCGTGACGTCCTGCGTGTAGCTGGTCGGCGGGTGGTCGCCCCACCCGTCGAGCACCAACAGGCCATCGATGTAGACCCGGACACCGTCGTCCGAGGTGGCGGTCACCCGGTAGCCGCCGGCCGGCAGCTGCTCGGTCTTGGTCCAGCGGGCGGAGAAGCCGTCCGCGGGCACGGCGGGGTCGGGCGAGCCCGTGCCCCAGTCGAAGTCGATCTGCTGGTCCTGCCGGACGAGCACGGGCGGCCCGCCGAGCGTGGTGTTGTCGAAGTACTCGGCGGTGAAGGCGGGCGGGGCGGGCAGTTCGGCCGTCTTGGCGTAGTCAAGCCTGGCGATCGCGCCGCCGCCGCCGTCGAAGTACTCCACGACGATGCTGTGCGAGCCCTCGGCCAGGTCGACCGTGCCGGTGAACGTGGTGGGTGGCTGGCCACGCCACTCGTCGATGACCGGGGCACCGTCCACCATCACCCGTACGCCGTCGTCGGCGGTCGCGGTGAACGTGTAGACGCCCGACGCGAGCACCCCGGTCTTGGACCAGCGCGCCGAGAAGCCGTCGACGGGCAGTCCCGCGGCCGGGCGCCGAGGCCCCAGTCGAAGTCGATGTCCTCGTCCTGCCGGGTCACCGCGGGCGCACCGGACAGGTCGGTGTTCGGGTAGTACGCCGCGTCGAAGCCGGCCGGCGGGGTCAGGTCGCCGACCCGGGCGTACCCGAAGCGCATGAGCGCGCCGGCCGCGCCCTCGTAGTACTCGACCCGGATCGTGTGCGGGCCGCTGAACAGGATCTTGTCGGCGGTGAACGGCTCGTTCTGGTCCCGCCACTTGTCGAGCACGAGTTGGTCGTCGACGTACACCCGGACGCCGTCGTCGCTGGCGCCGCTGAACCGGTAGATGCCGGCCGGCAGCAGGGCCGTGCGCGTCCACCGGGCGACGAACCGGTCCGGCATGATCAGCGGGTCGGGCGAGCCCTCGCCCCAGTCGAAGTCGACGGCCCGGTCGGTGCGCGTCAGGTCGGGTGCCCGGGTCGGCACGGCGGGCCCGGAGCCGGCGCCCGGCGTGTTCCAGAACTCGGCCTGGTAGTCGGCCGGCGCCGGCAGGT contains these protein-coding regions:
- a CDS encoding PA14 domain-containing protein, which gives rise to MLASGVYTFTATADDGVRVMVDGAPVIDEWRGQPPTTFTGTVDLAEGSHSIVVEYFDGGGGAIARLDYAKTAELPAPPAFTAEYFDNTTLGGPPVLVRQDQQIDFDWGTGSPDPAVPADGFSARWTKTEQLPAGGYRVTATSDDGVRVYIDGLLVLDGWGDHPPTSYTQDVTLTAGEHTVVVEYYDSGGGALARASLTRL
- a CDS encoding PA14 domain-containing protein, whose protein sequence is MARWSRVVNLTAGQYAFTTTTDDGVRLYVDGQRVIDHWGDQGPTPYTASMALAGGPHTVVMEYYENGAGAVARLGWTKTADLPAPADYQAEFWNTPGAGSGPAVPTRAPDLTRTDRAVDFDWGEGSPDPLIMPDRFVARWTRTALLPAGIYRFSGASDDGVRVYVDDQLVLDKWRDQNEPFTADKILFSGPHTIRVEYYEGAAGALMRFGYARVGDLTPPAGFDAAYYPNTDLSGAPAVTRQDEDIDFDWGLGARPRDCPSTASRRAGPRPGCSRRASTRSPRPPTTAYG